The Candidatus Peribacteria bacterium region AGAAACATTTCAGAGATGCTTTGCATTGTGTGCTAAATCTAAAACTGTCCACCGACGGAACCAGAAACCCATGTAGAAAAGGTTGAGGAGCAGGATCACTATCATTGATCCAGAGAGCCACACACCGTTCATTCCATAGATTCCAGCAATAATCATGATCGTAATACCAACCGGAAGTTCTCCACACAAAAAAAGGAGGACAGCCCACCACAAACGTGAGGCGGCGGTTTCTAAGTCAGTCATGATCACACCTTTCTTTCAAAGATCGCAAGGGAACACCAAAAGCATTCCAGAGCAGACGACGTCTGTACAGTAAAACTGACCCTGTGCTCTTTCGGGGTCAGTCGGTTTTCACGTCTATCGCAGTGACAGAACAAAGGGAAAACCATTTAGACACGCTCATTTTTTGCCACATGATACACACGCGGCTTTCGTTTCCACGGGTGATGCCACAGCTCAATCAGCTGTGCCAAAAGGACCATCGCACCAAAAGGAACATTCATCGGATTGGCCAGATACGAACCGATCGATACCTCAAAAAAATCTCCAAATGGTGTAAAGGACACGGGACACCTCCAATCTGTGAAAGAGCACAGGGATTACCTCTACTCTAGAACGAACTTTCTCCAATACAAGGACTGTTACGCCGCAGGCGCCTCCCCTTCCTCCGCTTTCTTTTTCGGCACATAGGTTCCATCCTTCTTGGCTTTTGCGTCGATCATGCCTTTGCTTGGAGGCGGAATACCACCGGATGCTTCCAGTTTTGCACCGAGCTCTGCCATCAGCGCCAATTCAGCTTCGGTAACAGGCTCATCCAAAAACTGCTTCTTGCGCACGGAATTATATTCATTGGTCCACATTTCGCGGTCACGCCAGACACGGTAGTCAGCCAGAGACATTTTCTTGGCACGCGCCTTCTTGATCTCTTCTTCTTCTTTCTCCTTTGCCTTTTCATTCGTCTTGGCAGCGATTTTCGCCTCACCGGCGGTTGCCGCCCACCGGAGGATTTTCTCCTCCACCACAGCGCGTTTCTGAGCGTAGCGTTCACGACTCAGATCACGAAGTGTCTGCACGCGTTCTTCATCCACTTCCACCTTAGGCGGCGCAAGTGTTGCGAGAGAAAACGGCTTGCTGGGGATACCATCAATCATCAGGCGGATATACGCGTTATATTTCGGAAGACTGAGAATATCTTTCGCGCTGACCATTTCTTCAAACTGCAGACTCAGGTCTTCTGCATCATCAGAGCCGATCTGGAAGCTGACCATGGAACCGACGTTTCCGAACACCGCGTCACGGAGGGCCGTGTCGTTTCCTGCAATAAGAAGCTGTCCGACGTACTGGTGCGCCATTGTGAGAGCCAGTTTATATTTGCGGGCCTCGGAGAGAATCGTCGCGAAGGACTTGGTCGCGAAGTTCTGGAACTCATCCACGTACAGATAGAACGGGCGGCGCTGTTTTTCCGGAATATCGGCGCGGCTCATCGCATCAATCTGGAATTTGGTCACAAGCATGGAACCGAGGAATGCTGCGGTATCTTCTCCGATCTTTCCCTTACTGAGATTCACGAGCACGATTTTGCCGGTATCCATTGCGTGGCGGACATCAAGCGTGCTTTTCACCTGACCGATGATATTGCGGATGAGCGGTGTTGTGAGCAGCTGTCCGATCTTGTTCTGGATAGCAGCCACAGCCTCTGTACGGTACTTATCGGTCCAGCCGGCGTACTCGGTTTCCCAGAAGCTCTTCACGACCGGATCAGTGATATTGCTGACAATTTTGGCGCGGTACGCGTCGTCGCCGAACATGCGGAGAATACCGAGCATGGAGGAGCCTTCATTTTCAAGAAGCGCGAGCAGTGTATTGCGCAGAATGTGTTCCATACGTCCGGAGAACGCTTCCGGCCAGAGCTTGGTAAAGACGCTCATGAGACCGGAGCAGATCAGCGAACGCTGATCCGGATTCGCACACTCCAGCATGTTGAAAGAAATCGGGAAATCGCGGTCTGCAGGATCGAACAGAATGATGTCGTTGGAACGGTGTTTCGGCGTGAAGCGCAGAATATCTTCGATAAGATCTCCGTGAGGGTCGATGACTCCGATCCCCTTTCCGCTGTAGATGTCGGAGTAAATCATGTTTTCGAGCAGTGTTGATTTTCCCATACCCGTCTTTCCGATCACGTACATGTGGCGGGCGCGGTCTTCCGGGCGGATACCAAACTGCGTGCGACGACCGTGGAAGACAGACTCTCCGAGAATGGTGAGGTTTTCCTCGGGATCGGTCACATTCGGAATCGGCATGTTGACCGGTGGTTCGAGCTTTTTGGCGGTCACCCAGTCAATATTCGGGGTTTTCACAAGGATATTCGGGATGTGCCAGAGCGTGGCGATTTCTTCTGCAGAGAGCACGTACGGCGCGGAACGAAGTCCCGTCGGCAAATGAGCCGATGCATGGACCTCATGCATGTGGAAACCATTACTGTGCGGCAGCGTGAACTGGCGGAAACTGCTCGCGATCTCCTGCACCTTCGCGACCGCTTCATGCTTGCAGCTAAGAGGTGCAATCACACTCACGCGGACATTGGTCTTGAAGAGCAGACGATTCAGTTTGTCGGCAGCACCCATCATCTTGTCTTCGCGATCATGTGTGCGGGCACTAATCTGCAAATGATCGTCCGTTCCTTCCTGTTCCACATCGGCACCCGTAAGAAGCGAGACAGACGTTTTTGATTTGAAGCCACCGAACCACACTTTCCATCCGCCCATCAGCATATCGAGCGGGAAATACAGCAGACGTTCCATACCGGTTGCCAGGTGCACTTTCGCAAACAACTTGGCATACGCAGTCCAGTGCTTGGAAATGCCGCGCTCGAGGAACGGCAGCATCTTGAGTGCACGCTTGCGGTACGCTTCGCCAATCGGTTCAAACGCCACCTGCACATGTCCGCGCATCCCGAGTTTCGGGTAACGGACGAGAGTCGACGTAATACCCGCAATCGAGTCGATGGTCTGCTTGCTCACCAGGTCCGAAAACTGCGGATAACGCTTGATGGGAAACAGATCCGGTTCGACGAGAGAGAGATCCGCATAGACCACCACTTCGCCTTCTTTCGGATCGAAGAGATCAGTAGGAGCCACTTCAATTTCTGCATCGGGAAACTGTCCGTAGAGCTGGCTTTCAATCAGCGCAGCAGCACTTCCGTGTGAGCGCGCAAACAGTCCGATTTTTCCATCAGCAAGACCGATTTCCAGACTCATTTCTGCATCGCGGTCTTCCAGGGAATGCAGTGCGGAGAGCGCCGTTTCCATCATGAGCGGGCCACGGCTGGCACTGATGTCATCCTGCGTCGGGAGAGACGGGCGGATGCGCAGGAGCACGGTGTTGTGCTTGGAAGAACTCATGAATGTTATCTGGCGGAACGCAGGAGATCTGCGACCATATCGAGGGCAATAGTGTTATAGGCGTAATCCATACGGGTCGGACCAAGAATGCCGATGGCGCCCGCTTCTCCATTGATGGTGTAGCGTGTCACAAGCATCGAACAGCTCTGGAATTGCTCACACAAATCCGTCTGCCCGATGAAGTACTGCACCTCATCCGTCAGATCGATCTCCGCCATCAGTTCCCCCAGTCTCTGCTCCAGCACTTCCACCACATTCGAAAAGAGCTGTGGATCGGACTGGAACTCCGGCTGGCGAAGCGCATTGGAAAGGCCGAGGTAATACACCTGTTCGCGGTGCGGCACCGTTGCGAAGCTCACGTTTGGAATCATGCGCGCAAGAAGGCTGACCGCCTCGTACACGCGCTCTCGGTCTTTGTGTTCGGTGTACTGTCTGCGGAATTGTTCAAACTGAGACCGCACCTGCTTCTCCTGCACACTCGGGTCCATGAATTCCTGCACGTAGGCGCGGTAGCCTTTCACGGTAGGAATGCGGCCTGCAGACGTATGTGGCTGACCGATGAATCCTTCATCACCCAGAACCTGCATTTCATTGCGAATAGTCGCTCCACTCACGGAGAAAAATCCACGATCGATAATCTGCTTGGATCCAACCGGCAAAGCCGTCCTCGTAAACTCGTCGATAATCGCTGCTAGAAGCTTTGCTTGCCTCGTGTTCATACGCTCTTGATTATAGCACTCTTTACAAAAGAGTGCCAGGAGCTCACACGGCATCCATGGCTCATTTTGAACCATAATTTCACTAAAAAACCCGCTTTCGCGGGTTTGTAATCATCAGGATGAAATCGTGAGTTACGCGTCTTTCTTCTTTGCAGCCGTTTTGTCCATACGGCTCTTGAAGCGGTCGATACGGCCTCCGCGGAGATCCTTCTGCTGCTTACCGGTATAGATCGGGTGGCACATGCGGCAGATTTCAACGGTCTGCTCGGCAACCGTGCTCGGAATCTCAAACACTGTTCCACAGGTGGAGCAGGTTGTTTTCGCCTTTAGATGCATTTCTGGGTGGATTCCGGACTTCATAGTAGGGGCATTGTACATAATAATTTTGATGGTGCAAGTAGGGGCGTGGCATGCCACGCCCCTAGAGACCAAAAACAACGAATTATATCTTATTTCACCTCTTTTACCGCCTTCTTCTTGCTCTTCTTGGCAGCCTTTTCGACCATTTCCGCCTCTTCAAAGAGCTCTTCCGCCTCTCCTGCGCGCTCCTCTTCCGCTGCGAGCAACAGTGCCTCCTCCGCCTCTTTATCAAACATCACGACGCTCATGGTGGCGACTTTATCCGGCGGATCGAGGCGCATGACAATCACACCCTGTGTGGCGCGTCCGCGGGACGGAATGTCTTTGAGCCCCATGCGGATGGTCTGACCCTGCTTGCTGATACAGAGAAGATCGCCTTCTGCACCTTCCTCCAGCACCACGGCTCCGATGATGTCACCGGTCTTGGCGGTGAGCTGTGCTGCCTTCACCCCGGATCCTCCGCGTCCCTGGAAGCGATATTCTGTGACCGGACTCATTTTGCCGAGACCGTTTTCCATCACCACCATCAGTTTGCTCTTGGATGCATCGCGGATGACGCCTGCCTCGACCACGCGGTCGTTATCAGCCAGGCGGATTCCGTAGACACCGGCGGCGCTGCGGCCCATCGGGCGGACGTCGTCTTCCTTGAAGCGGATTGCTTTTCCTTTCTGGGAGACAATGAGGATTTCGTTCTTGCCATCGGTCGCAACCACCCACTGGAGGTTCTCGCCTTCCGGCAGCTTCTGTGCAATGAGACCACTCTTGCGGATATTCTGGAATTCGCCGACTTCCGTGCGCTTCACAGTGCCGTGATCGGTCACCATGAAGAGGAATTTCGCTTCGCTCAGATCCGCTTTGAGGATCGCTGTGATGCGCTCATCAGGTTTGAGCTGAAGCATGTTCACAATCGCCTGTCCGCGCGCGATGCGTCCGGCCTGCGGCAGTTCGTATGCAGGCATCTGGAAGAGACGACCGGTGTTTGTGAAGTACAGGAGGTCGTCGTGGTTCATGATGTGCAGGATCGAGAGCACTTCGTCGTCGTCGCGCACATCGGCTCCTTTGATTCCCTTTCCTCCTCTGTGCTGGGCACGGAATTGGAGCGGGCTGAGTCTCTTCACGTAACCGCTGCGTGTGAGCGTCACGATCATCGGAGCGTTCGGGATCGTGTCCTTCGCGCTGAACTCTCCGGCGGCATTCGGCACCACCGCAGTGCGGCGCTCGTCACCGTAGGACTTTTTGATCTCGATCAATTCGTTCTGGAACACGGCATCGATCTTCTTTTTGTCAGCGAGGATCGCGTTGCATTCGTCAATGAAGCGCTTCACTTCCTTGAGCTCATCGACAATCTTCTGGCGCTCGAGTCCGACAAGTGTCTGAAGGCGCATTTCGAGGATCGCAACCGCCTGAATCTCGCTCAGTTTGAATTTCTTCATGAGACGCTCTCTCGCCATTTCGCGGTTATCGCTCTTGCGGATGGTATCAACCACTTCGTCGATGTTATCCAGTGCAATGACGAGACCCTCCAAAATATGCGCACGCTCCATCGCTCTGTCACGCTCAAAGGTAATGCGGCGTGTGATGACCACACGGCGGTGTTCAATGAAGACTGCAAGCAATTCCTGCAGGTTCATGAGGCGCGGCTGCAGACCGTCTGCGAGCGCGATCATGTTGTACCCGAAACTGCTCTGGAGGTCTGTGTGCTTGTAGAGCTGGTTGAGAATCTTCTGCGGATACGCGTCCTTCTTGAGTTCGACAATAATACGGATTCCCTCGCGATCGGATTCGTCGCGGATATCGGAAATGCCGACGATAATTTTGTCATTCACCAGTGCCGCCATCTTCTGGATGAGCACGGATTTGTTCACCTGGTACGGAATCTCGCTGATGCGGATGTGGAAGCGGCCACTGGTTGTTTCTTCAATCTCCGCCTTTCCACGGATCATCACAGAACCGCGACCGGTCAGATATGCCTGCTTGATGGCTTCTTTGTCGTAAATAATACCTCCTGTCGGGAAGTCCGGGCCCTGCACAAATTTGAGCAGATCTTCCACAGACGCTTCTGGATGTTCGAGGAGATAGTTCAGGGCGTTGATGAGTTCATGCAGGTTGTGTGGCGGGATGTTTGTCGCCATACCAACCGCGATACCAACGGTACCGTTCAAAAGCAGATTCGGGATTTTGCTCGGGAGCACAGAGGGCTCCTTGCGGGATGCGTCGTAGTTTGGAACAAAGTCGACGGTGTCTTTATCAATATCACTGAGGATATCATCCGTGATCTTTTCCATGCGGGACTCCGTATAACGCATGGCCGCCGCTCCGTCTCCGTCAATGGAACCGAAGTTTCCCTGACCATCCACCAGCGGATAGCGCATCGAGAATTCCTGCGCCATACGGACGAGCGCTTCGTAAATGGACGAGTCACCATGCGGGTGATACTTACCCATCACGTCACCGACGATGAGCGCAGACTTGCGGTACTTGGCTGCGGAACGAAGTCCGAGCTGATGCATGCCGTACAGAATACGACGGTGCACCGGCTTCAGACCGTCACGTGCATCGGGCAGGGCGCGGGAGACAATAACGCTCATCGCGTAGCTCAAATAGCTCTCCTCCATTTCTGTCACAATCGGGCGCGGTTTGATGCGACCAATGGATGACAACGATTCGCCGCCTTCGCCGGCAGTCAATTCCTGCTGTCCTTCGGTTGGGTTGATATCGTCTTTTGAAGCCATAGAGAAAAGAAGAATAGGTCGCGGAGATGATAGAGGAAAGCGACAGGCGAAACAAACAGAGGGTACAGGAAAACCATTGAGAAGCTGGCTATACTTGCTTTTTTATTGATTTTGTTTTTTGGTAATACTATAGTGTGGGACCATGGAAACAATGATGACCACCCGGCAGGTTGTGGATGCAATTCATGAAGGATTGCCTCTTGCCAAAAAATCTGAGGAAGCAGGAACGCCGCTGGGTAAAACAGAAGTGGCCGATGGCTTTTCTTTCATGATGGCACCCGTTAACGCAGCGCAGAATCATTGGGCATACCGACTGAGACAGGAAGAAATTGATACGATGCATCGTGCAATGCAGCAGGCTACATCTATTCGTTCGTTGATTGCCGACATACGCATAGCTATGAAGCCATCGTTCGATACGGCACTCGTCTATTTTTTAGAGGTGTTGGAAGAAGAAACAGCAAAGATTCCAATCCTTAATGAACAGTATCCTCATTTTAAAATGCAGCACTGGCTTCGGCAAAATAAAACCAAACCGTACGCAGCAGAGGGAATACGAAAAAAATACCCTGATGCATCGGAAGAAGAGCTGGCAAAACAATCTCTAACGGAAACAATGGTAGGAGGTATACAGAATTATTCATTTAATTCTCTGGCATCCATCTTCACTGCACCCAAACTGTTCGAAGAACAATATGATGCTGTCATAGAACCAACGGATTGGCGGCTGGCATCGGAATCGTCTCTCCCAATGCTGAAACACATTGCATCATCGGAATCAGATGTTTTTATTGATGGTATTAGCTGGGCAATGTTAACTGGTGAAGTAACGCGCCCGGAAAAAATACCTGATAGTGAACCCGCCTTCAGTGAAGATAACTTTGACTGGCCGGCATACGACCCCTGGGCTTTTCGATTGAATGGAAATATGGAGATGCATCTGCATGAGCGGATTATTGAACCGACACGCGAAAGACTGCTGGGCTTGATTGCATCAGGCGATAGTAAGGTCACAGGCGAAAGAACGGGCTGCCCCGTACGCCTGGCATTCCCCTTCGTTCACAAGCGCATCATGCTGGCTGCAGAAAAAGTAATTTTCCCGTATGCCGAAAAAATTCTCTCACTCCCGTCCGAATAAATTATGAAGCCCATGATGACCACCCGGCAGATCGTAGATGCTATTCACGAAGGCATCCCCAAGTCAGCTTTAACAATGCAAGAATTGGCGGCGCCTCCCAAGGGGAAAACAGGAAATAATCTTGCACATTTCTTTCAGGGTCTGCATTCCATTAAGGAGGACCCCCGTTTTGCGATCACTCCTGAAAAGAAAGATGCATTGCGAGCGATCGTTGAAAATGCCACATCCATCCGTCAGCTTATCGATGATTTACGCATGACTTTGAACCAACCATTTCATGACATGGTCGTAAAAGTGATCAATCAACATATTACGGAGGACGGACAAGAATTTGCATTTCTTGCTGCAGATCACTGGGGCAGGCTAGAAGTTGCATTACCCGGCAGTAATCAAAATCTTCAGAAGACCTACCCGGATATTCCTGAAAAATGGCACACCGTCGCACTGGTGCAAATTATTCTGGGAGGTATTCAAAATGTGACACATGGCGATTTGGCCGGCATCCTGTGTGTCCCAGAACTCTTCAAAGAAACAAAACAAGAAATCGTGAAACCTAAGACATGGGAACATATTGCAGATTCAATGCTTCCGCTTCTGTTAGATATCACATCATCCGAACAAGATGTATTTGATTATGGAATCGGCTATGCCATGAAACACAAAAATACGAAACCCACTGCACCGCTGGAGACAGGGCTGACGAATTTTAATTTTCCTGGATACGATGTGCGGGCTTTACGTCTGAACGAAGAATTAGAAATTTGCCTGCATCCTCGCATTATCAAATCAACGCAAAAACGAGTTCGTCAAAAAATAGAACAAGGACTTGCCCGGGTGACCGGTGATAGACATGGATGCCCTGGCCGTCCTCTTTTTGGACTGATTCATCGACGTATTATGAGTATGGCACCGGAAGTGATCTTTCCGCATGCAGAGCATATTCTTTCACTTCCCATGGAATAAATGAGTGACCACAGAATGAACTCATGGCAGATCATCAATGCGATCCATGAAGGATGGTCGATTGAAAAAGATGAATCGCCGGCAGTCAATTCCTGTTGTCCTTCGGTTGGGTTGATATTGTCTTTTGAAGCCATAGAGAAAAGAAGAATAGGTCGCGGAGATGACACCCGAAGATACTGTTACAGGAAGAGGCTTGGGCGAATTGGACAAGAAAAATGAACAGACAAAACAAACCGGAGTACACAAGGTACTCCGGAATGTCGGTAGCAATACTTTCTTGGTAAGACGCGAAATCCTACGAAACCTTCGCCGTGGCAGCGCGTGCCACCTTATAACGCCCATCACCTTGGGGGAGGAAAATCTCCGGGTTTTGGTAGAGGCACTGATACAACACGCCCTTGAAGTTGGCGCTACTGGACACATATCCAGTCGCTTGGACCAATTCCAACACTTCCCCGACCTTCAATCCCTTCTTCCCTGCCATCACCTCAATGGCAACGTTCTTCAGGGACTTCTTGTTCTGCGCCAGGGCTACCCGGCGATCCGTTGCTGTTCGACGCGTAGAGCCCGATGGACGGCGAATGCCACGTCGGGTTCCGTTTCTGCCTTCAAGCGCCGCAATCTCTTCATCGATCGTGCGGACTTGATTCTCAATCTCCTGCCGGCGCTCATACAACGTCTGCACATGACCCTTCCGGGCCTCGAACAATTGCTGCAGTTGCACCAACGACATTTGACCTGCGGCTGTCTTCTTCACTAATCGATTCCTTAAAAAAAATGACTCACGAGCGAATGCTCAACTCTTGCGTGTCATCCCACTGATGACGACAGCCTCTTATCTACTATCTTAAATAGACAAAACGCTGTCGTCCTCCATTGCTACCGACAAAGTGAATGATCACCCCAAGCCAAAAGCCTGGGAGTATAATATTATGATGATTTATAGAAATATGTCAATTATAGATGACAAAGCGGATTTATCTCTACCCTATCCCCTAAAAGCTAAAACCTATAAGCTATAAGCCATGTTATCGATAGTTGCCACCCCCATCGGAAACCTTGGAGATATCACACTACGAGCAATCCAGACATTCAAAGATGTCTCGGCGATTGTGTGCGAAGACACGCGCGTGACGGGCAATCTGCTACATCAGCTCGAACTTCCAAAGAAAGAACTGATCAGCCTGCACGGCTATACAGATCCACGAAAACTCGACTCAGTGATCACAAGACTTGTTCAAGGTGAACATATCGCCCTCGTGAGTGACGCAGGCACGCCGGGTATTTCTGATCCAGGCTACCTCCTCGTCAGCCGCTGCCGCGAAGAAGGCATCAAGATGGAAGTGATTCCGGGCGCATCCGCGTTCCTCGCTGCCCTTTCGGCGTCGGGCCTGCCCATCAATCATTTCCTCTACCTCGGATTTTTGCCGCTCAAGAAAGGACGCAAGACGATGATTGCGGGATTCGCAGACACCAAAGAGACGATCGTGTTCTATGAATCGGTCCACCGCATCGAGAAAACGTTGATGGAACTGCATGAAGCGCTGAAGGATCAGCCGCAGCGTGCGGTGGTGATTGGGCGTGAATTAACAAAAATGCACGAGGAGATGACACACGCAACCGTTGAAGCGCTACCCGATGTTGCAAAGAAAATCATGAAAAAAGGAGAATTTGTCGTCGTGATCGGTCCCATGGAACGCTGATGGAAAACAGTCTTGATGATGTGCTGGCTCCCTTTGATTACACGTTCCCGCCGGAACTCATTGCACAGTCCCCCGCTTCACCGCGCGATTCTGCGAAGTTACTGATTCATGATCGCAAAACTGCGCAGACATCCTTCGATATGTTCCGAAACATCATCGACTATCTGCCGGAGCACTGCGTCCTTGTGTTCAACCAGACCAAAGTCTTTCCCGCGCGTTTTCATCTGAAAAAAGAAACAGGTGGCGCAGTCGGGGCACTGTATCTGGAACAGAAAGGAAATCGCATCCGCGTGATGGCCGACGGCAAATTCAAAGCGGGTGACAGGCTTGAGTGGAATGAGAATCATTTCTTTATGGTGGAAGAACGCGACGGAAAATACGCACTGCTCACACCGTCGTTTCCGATGGATCAGTTGCAGTCATTGCTGCAGCAATTCGGGGAAACGCCGCTGCCTCCGTACATCAAGGAATCACCGCTCTCGGAAGAGCAGCGCCGCAGTGAATATCAAACAGTCTACGCAAACCAAACCGGATCAGTTGCGGCACCGACGGCTGGCTTGCACTTCACGGAAGAATTGATCAAAAAAATTGAACAAAGTGGCCGGCATGTGCGGTATGTCACCCTCCACGTGAACCTCGGCACCTTCGCGCCGCTCACCAACGAACATTGGAAAGAAAAGAAGCTGCACGAAGAGTTCTATGAAATCGATCCGGACACCGCCGCACTGCTCAACGACGCAAAGAAAAATCACCGTCCGATTATCGCAGTCGGTACCACCAGTGTCCGCACATTGGAGTCTGCAACAGTCGATGGATCACTCCAGAGACTCAGCGGCATCACCGATATTTTCATTACAGAACATGATCGTCTGAACTTCGTCGACGGGCTCATCACCAATTTCCACGTCCCCCGCAGTAGCCTCCTGATGATGGTCTCTGCATTCACCGGTCGCGAAACGCTGCTTGATCTCTACAAACAAGCAATGGAGAAAAGGTTCCGGTTCTTTAGTTTTGGGGATGGAATGCTGATTCTCTAAAAATGCCCTACCGACGAGGTAGGGCTGCTGTCTGGTTTTTTGCTCTCCAATTGCTTGGCGATTGAATCAATTTCTCTTTAGCATTTTCGCTTTGTGAGCTTTCTTGAGGTGACCGTCGATATGGCTCGCAAACGTCTGTGTTCCACAGACACAAATCATGGGTTCGCCGCGCGCCCGTCTGGACGCCGCTTTTCCGACTTTAGGGTTATGACCGCGCCGACTGGAGTACGTTCTGTCATCGTCATACCATGGCATAGCAATCTCCTTCTATAAGCAAAAGAGCAACCAGACAACAAAAGACAACTAAACACCATCGTACGCCTGCCATCTTCAGGAGCAAGGGGTATTAGGGAAGCACTGTCGCAGGATCCACATTCACCCCGCCATGAATCACTTCAAAGTGCAGGTGCGCTGCAGTCGTCATCGGACCAGCACCGTGTGTGCCGGGAGTTCCACCACTGATCGCAATCTGCTGACCGCCCGTCACATCCTGTCCTGCGCTCACGAGTGCCTGCGAGACATGTCCGTAGAGCGTTGCATAGCCGTCGCGGTGACCGATGAGAATGTAGCTGTAGCCTTTCAGTCCTCCATCGCGGACAAGGAAGACGACACCGTCTGCTGCTGCATAGACAGCACTGTCCTGCGGCACGACGATATCGGTCCCGAGGTGCGGTACGCCGAAGAATTTCTTGTAACTGGCATTCATGAATCCGGCAGAAACAGAACCGTAGGCCGGCCAGTGGAATACCGGCGTGGATGGAACGGATGAACCGCCTGCAAGTTTCGAGGGATCGAGCAGACCTTTTTCGATGAGCGCACGTTCGGCTTTGCTCTTCAGACGGGCATCAATACGTGCAAGATCGCTCTGGATTTTGAGCACCTGGTTATGCA contains the following coding sequences:
- a CDS encoding type IV secretion system DNA-binding domain-containing protein, producing MSSSKHNTVLLRIRPSLPTQDDISASRGPLMMETALSALHSLEDRDAEMSLEIGLADGKIGLFARSHGSAAALIESQLYGQFPDAEIEVAPTDLFDPKEGEVVVYADLSLVEPDLFPIKRYPQFSDLVSKQTIDSIAGITSTLVRYPKLGMRGHVQVAFEPIGEAYRKRALKMLPFLERGISKHWTAYAKLFAKVHLATGMERLLYFPLDMLMGGWKVWFGGFKSKTSVSLLTGADVEQEGTDDHLQISARTHDREDKMMGAADKLNRLLFKTNVRVSVIAPLSCKHEAVAKVQEIASSFRQFTLPHSNGFHMHEVHASAHLPTGLRSAPYVLSAEEIATLWHIPNILVKTPNIDWVTAKKLEPPVNMPIPNVTDPEENLTILGESVFHGRRTQFGIRPEDRARHMYVIGKTGMGKSTLLENMIYSDIYSGKGIGVIDPHGDLIEDILRFTPKHRSNDIILFDPADRDFPISFNMLECANPDQRSLICSGLMSVFTKLWPEAFSGRMEHILRNTLLALLENEGSSMLGILRMFGDDAYRAKIVSNITDPVVKSFWETEYAGWTDKYRTEAVAAIQNKIGQLLTTPLIRNIIGQVKSTLDVRHAMDTGKIVLVNLSKGKIGEDTAAFLGSMLVTKFQIDAMSRADIPEKQRRPFYLYVDEFQNFATKSFATILSEARKYKLALTMAHQYVGQLLIAGNDTALRDAVFGNVGSMVSFQIGSDDAEDLSLQFEEMVSAKDILSLPKYNAYIRLMIDGIPSKPFSLATLAPPKVEVDEERVQTLRDLSRERYAQKRAVVEEKILRWAATAGEAKIAAKTNEKAKEKEEEEIKKARAKKMSLADYRVWRDREMWTNEYNSVRKKQFLDEPVTEAELALMAELGAKLEASGGIPPPSKGMIDAKAKKDGTYVPKKKAEEGEAPAA
- the rpmE gene encoding 50S ribosomal protein L31; the encoded protein is MKSGIHPEMHLKAKTTCSTCGTVFEIPSTVAEQTVEICRMCHPIYTGKQQKDLRGGRIDRFKSRMDKTAAKKKDA
- the gyrA gene encoding DNA gyrase subunit A; this translates as MASKDDINPTEGQQELTAGEGGESLSSIGRIKPRPIVTEMEESYLSYAMSVIVSRALPDARDGLKPVHRRILYGMHQLGLRSAAKYRKSALIVGDVMGKYHPHGDSSIYEALVRMAQEFSMRYPLVDGQGNFGSIDGDGAAAMRYTESRMEKITDDILSDIDKDTVDFVPNYDASRKEPSVLPSKIPNLLLNGTVGIAVGMATNIPPHNLHELINALNYLLEHPEASVEDLLKFVQGPDFPTGGIIYDKEAIKQAYLTGRGSVMIRGKAEIEETTSGRFHIRISEIPYQVNKSVLIQKMAALVNDKIIVGISDIRDESDREGIRIIVELKKDAYPQKILNQLYKHTDLQSSFGYNMIALADGLQPRLMNLQELLAVFIEHRRVVITRRITFERDRAMERAHILEGLVIALDNIDEVVDTIRKSDNREMARERLMKKFKLSEIQAVAILEMRLQTLVGLERQKIVDELKEVKRFIDECNAILADKKKIDAVFQNELIEIKKSYGDERRTAVVPNAAGEFSAKDTIPNAPMIVTLTRSGYVKRLSPLQFRAQHRGGKGIKGADVRDDDEVLSILHIMNHDDLLYFTNTGRLFQMPAYELPQAGRIARGQAIVNMLQLKPDERITAILKADLSEAKFLFMVTDHGTVKRTEVGEFQNIRKSGLIAQKLPEGENLQWVVATDGKNEILIVSQKGKAIRFKEDDVRPMGRSAAGVYGIRLADNDRVVEAGVIRDASKSKLMVVMENGLGKMSPVTEYRFQGRGGSGVKAAQLTAKTGDIIGAVVLEEGAEGDLLCISKQGQTIRMGLKDIPSRGRATQGVIVMRLDPPDKVATMSVVMFDKEAEEALLLAAEEERAGEAEELFEEAEMVEKAAKKSKKKAVKEVK
- the rsmI gene encoding 16S rRNA (cytidine(1402)-2'-O)-methyltransferase, yielding MLSIVATPIGNLGDITLRAIQTFKDVSAIVCEDTRVTGNLLHQLELPKKELISLHGYTDPRKLDSVITRLVQGEHIALVSDAGTPGISDPGYLLVSRCREEGIKMEVIPGASAFLAALSASGLPINHFLYLGFLPLKKGRKTMIAGFADTKETIVFYESVHRIEKTLMELHEALKDQPQRAVVIGRELTKMHEEMTHATVEALPDVAKKIMKKGEFVVVIGPMER
- the queA gene encoding tRNA preQ1(34) S-adenosylmethionine ribosyltransferase-isomerase QueA, which translates into the protein MENSLDDVLAPFDYTFPPELIAQSPASPRDSAKLLIHDRKTAQTSFDMFRNIIDYLPEHCVLVFNQTKVFPARFHLKKETGGAVGALYLEQKGNRIRVMADGKFKAGDRLEWNENHFFMVEERDGKYALLTPSFPMDQLQSLLQQFGETPLPPYIKESPLSEEQRRSEYQTVYANQTGSVAAPTAGLHFTEELIKKIEQSGRHVRYVTLHVNLGTFAPLTNEHWKEKKLHEEFYEIDPDTAALLNDAKKNHRPIIAVGTTSVRTLESATVDGSLQRLSGITDIFITEHDRLNFVDGLITNFHVPRSSLLMMVSAFTGRETLLDLYKQAMEKRFRFFSFGDGMLIL